The Thalassotalea piscium sequence TATGACAATTACCAAAAGGCGATTGATACACCTTACTTACTTCTATTGATGTATCTCGGGGCGGCTTATTTTTAAGGCTATAATTTATCTGGTTATCATCATCACCATAAAGCACTGACTTTCCAGCAAAGTAACGCGATGCTTCATATAAAGTTTCGCACAGCGGTGTCCATGTTGTAGCTTTTAAGTCATCTTCAATTATTTCAATAATGTCCTTTTTATTGCTGGCATTCATTTCTTTAATACCTGCTACGATTCGGCCACCATTAGCATCATTATAATTGTCGCCATTATTGTAATTAAAAATTTGCAATCCAAAATCAACTGCAGGTGCCGCATTAATTACATTAACTATACTCTCTTTTGCGATATCCATTCTAGAGCGATTAACATTAGGTACCGACGTGCTATGATGCCACCGCAAATAATTATCGGTATAAAGCGTAACAAGCTCGCCAGTCCAACTAACGCTGGCTTTAGAATCTGCTAAGGTCCCGTAATAAATAGGATTTTGTTTTGTTCCCTTACCATCAACTGGATAACCATTTGACATAGCACCTTTTGTTTTCGGATCAATACCTAAGTTAACACTAGAGTCTACCGGTGGGTTAAAAGTTTCAGGTACTTGGCTTACGTCATCTTGACAGTCAATCACCTCAATATTTAAGCCATTATTATCTGGTATCTCTTCCCAACTACCCGAATTACCTTTGATTCTATATTCACGAATACGTCCTGTATAAAACCCCGTTTTTGCTAAAGTTTCTCGTGCTGTTGCACAGTTATTTATTGCAGCAAGAAAACGACGTTGTTCGGCATTTTTATTAGGTACGGGTAATGCCACACCATCAATGCCCCCTTTGGTAAAATAAGTATTGGTATTTTTCAGTGAATTATCGCCACCTATTGCCGGATAAGTTTTATTAGGATCATAACTTTCCTTTACGGTTTCCACCGTGCCCATACTACCCGAGTTATCAAAAATAATGAGTACTTGTGGCCGTTTACCAGACTGCTTAACGGTATTACTTATATATAACTCTATATCTTCACTATACGTAAAAAGCGAAACTAAGGTCAGTGCGCCTACCATTATTAACTTTTTCATATCAAGTTCCTCAAAATCCTTAAACGGGAAAGCGCTACTTATTTAAGTAACTCTTGCGCAATACCGGAATGTACAATTACTCTATTAGTTTGAACGCCACTCGAGTTTTCACGTCCGTATGTTTTAATAACTTGTGTTCTGAGTACGTTACAGCTAAAAACACTCGTAGAAGATGCACTACGTGAATGCGGACAATCACCTTCTAGCTTTAAATCATTATTAGCAATATCAATTAATGCCACTGTATTGGGTTTGAGTGATGCCGTTAAATTATTCTCTAACCCCGTAATTGGAAACTTCACCAGAGCAAAAGCAAAACCATTAGTTCCTGCAGCACCTGAAAGTTGATCTGCAATCACCTCATCATTCGCGCTTATTGCCTGCTGGGTAGCAATGACCTTTTCTTCGCTTGCGCCTGACATTCGCACATCGCTTGAAGTGTTTTGCATTAATGCAACAGCAACAGCTGTGAGTGCGATTAAAAAAACAAGCGATACAATTAACACAACCCCTTGTTGATATTGACCAATTCTTAATTGGTTATGTGATTTTATGGCATACAACTTTTTCATACCGAATCCTATTACTCTAACAAGTTTAGTCTAAAACTCTTTTTAAAAGAGAATAAATGTATATCTACTACCAACTAGTTACCCGTGCATTAAATAAGCTAACCGTACTAGAAAACAACAGCCGACGAAAATTATCATTCACGTTGTAAGTTAAGTCCCCTAATTGATAACTGTTTTTATTAGAATATTTATTATCGGGTTTTATACTACGAGCAAGAACATAGATCTTCATCGCAATAATGCGGCTATTATCACCTCTATCCCAGTAATTTTCTGTCATATTAATTGCAGGAATATAGGCATTCACAATACCATCGTCATCTGTATCGACCCCATACATAAAACGGACCATTTCAATACCATCGATGAGCGGGTCAAAGCTCATTGAATTTGTTAATCTTCCTTGCATTAATACTGGTACGTTATTAGCTCCATCACTCTTTACATAATAAACATGATGTTGATATTCCCATACTCGGCTATTATCAACAGCAGGTACAGCAGCCCCTGTAAATATTTGACCACCATTGGTATTTGTAACCATATAATAATTATTTAAAGTAGTAGGGTTAGCCACGGTATTTATAGCATTTCCCATAACTCGCTTGATTTGTAATATGTCAGAGCCAACAACTGCATCATTAATGCACCCCATATTAGCCGCCACAGTTGCTGTTTTTCCCCAAACCGTTCTAAAGTGCCCTAAAGCGGCAGGAAATGTTGCATTATTAAGACCTTCACCTGTACATTCATTTGCCGGTGCACCCGGTACAGTTGGGAATCCACTACGACTTAAAGTACCCGCATAGTCTCCCCAAAAATCAGCTTTTTGTAAATCTTGACTTAAGATACTTAAAGCAAATCTCCCATTTTCTTGCAGTTCACCATAAGTAGATGTTTCTACCGACGTTGTTTTCATTCCCACAAAAATACTTAAAACCCCCGCAAAAAGGACTAAGCCAATCGCAAGAGCAACAAATATTTCGATAATAGTGTAGCCAAGTTGTTTTTTCATATTAATAAATAAATGCCTCAATAGTAATTTGACGGCGCTTCTTACCTGAGGTTCCACAGGTTCCGGTACTACTATCGGTAATATTGGTACGACCTTGCCAACTGATAGTCACAGTTACTTGATTGATACTGGCAACAGTTATACAACCTCTAGCGCCGGTCAAGCCGCCAACTTTTTTCGTTCCCTGCAATACATCAGCGCCCATCAGGGCTAATTCCCATTCATATTGATCATTGGTTACCATTTCTGCAGCAGTGCAAATTGTGGCAGGGCTACTACACCGACTTGCTGGAACTGCATTAAGTGCTGCTCCATAATCAGTACCTGCATAACTCGCTAAAGTAGTAGCATCGTTGCTACGCATTCTTTCTAAAATATCTTGTGCAAGACCTGAAGCAAGAGCGCGCTGCATGGCATCAAAGCTTCCTTTTTTAGCCGTGGCTTGCATAGCTACAGCACCTAATATACCAGTAACCATTATCACCAAAGCAATTAATACTTCAATGAATGTCATACCATTTTGCTGTGATTTTTTATGGTTATACATTCAATACCTCTTTAGAGCTGACTAGTCTAAACATGCTTAAATTTAAATTAAGAAAATAGAAAAATAGAAATTGGATCGCTAAGAAGCAGGCATAAGAAAAAGACATTCTGAAAACTAAAAATGTCAAAAATTGTCGAACATATGTGTTAAAAATCACTAAAGTGAACCGCATTAACCCATACCTATTTCCATATAACGAATAATCATCCTAAATATTATATGACGCACAGTTATTATTCGTTTGAATGTAACTTACTTTAAAAATGCTGGCAAGATTTTATTACTGTGATTGATTTTTGCACAACTTTTCACCTAATCTAAGACTAGCGCAATTCTATCGGTACTGCAAATACTGTATTTTCTTCTCGTCCTGGAAATTCGATAACCTCTTGACCTCCCGCGATTTTTAGTGCTTCAATTACTTGCCTAACGAGTATATCTGGTGCCGAAGCGCCAGCGGTTACCCCTATTTTTTTCACGCCATCAAGCCATTGAGCTTCAATATTCTCTGCAGTATCAATAAGGTAAGATCTTGTGCCTATTTTTTCAGCGAGTTCTCGTAAGCGATTTGAATTTGAGCTATTTTTAGCGCCAACTACTAATAACATATCCACTTCATTTGCTATTGCACGCACCGCATCTTGTCTATTTTGTGTTGCATAGCAAATATCATCTTTACGTGGCCCCTGAATAGCTGGGAACTTAGCAATGAGTGCATCAATAACATCACTTGTATCGTCAACTGACAACGTAGTCTGGCTGCAAAAGTACAAGTGTTCAGCATTTTTCACAGTTAAGTTTTCAACATCTGCTGCAGACTCTACTAAATAAATACCGCCTTGCTCGCTTTCATACTGCCCCATTGTTCCTTCAACTTCAGGATGACCAGCATGTCCTATCAATACGCACTCAACGTTTTTTCTACTTGCACGAGAAACTTCCATGTGAACCTTGGTTACTAAAGGACAAGTAGCATCAAAGACTTTCAACCCTCTGTTTTTAGCTTCATTTCTCACTGCTTTAGACACACCGTGTGCTGAAAATATGACTGTGCTATCGTCAGGTACTTCATGAAGTTCATCAACAAAAACAGCCCCACGTTTTTTTAGACCATTTACAACAAATTTATTATGAACAACTTCGTGGCGAACATAGATAGGTGCATCAAAAAGATCAAGTGCTCTATCAACAATACTAATGGCTCGATCAACTCCTGCACAAAAGCCTCTAGGGTTTGCTAAAATAATTTCCATAGCACTATCTCCTATAATATTTCAACAACATCAATTACAAAAGTAACTGCTTGACCTGCCAAAGGATGATTAAAGTCTACAGTGACAGAGTTTCCTGATACCTCTTTAATCATTCCTGGTAGTTCAATACCGCCCGGTTGCGTAAAAGTAATAATATTACCTACTTTAGCAGGTGCTTCGGCTGAAAATTTACTGCTGTCTACATAGTGGAAGTTATCTGGATTAGGTTCACCAAAAGCGTCTACTGCTTCAAGCGTAAATTCTTTACTTTGCCCTGCTGACAACCCCAACAATTCTTGCTCAAATGCAGGTGAAATACTGTTATCACCCATAATTATTTTTGCCGGTTTATTATTTACTTTTGTGCTATCAGCAGCAGAGCCATCCGCTAACTTCATTGTAATGTGGACAATAATATGAGAATTTTTTTCAATTACTTTGTTCATAGTTTAATGCTCTTTAGCTTCTGAGGTTTGTTTTTTGATTTTCTCTTGTTTGAAAGAATCAATAATCATTAACGCTGCACCAATAAAAATCATAGAATCAGCCACATTAAATGCAGGCCAATGGCTACTTCCTATATAGAAATCAAGAAAGTCAATTACATAACCAAACAATACTCGATCGATTAAGTTACCTAAAGCGCCACTTAGCATACAAGCCAATGCTATTGCTAATAAGGGTTGACTCGATGGCGTTCGCTTTAACCAAACACTAAAAACAATACTCGCTACAAATGCAATTGCGGTAAAGAACCAACGCTGCCAGCCGCCTTGATCGGCTAAGAAGCTAAAAGCAGCTCCTAAATTATGTACATAAGTAATATTAAAAAATGGGAATACCTTTACAGACTCATAAAGTTCAAATGAATTTGCTACCCATTGTTTGGTTACTTGATCTAAAATTAAAAAGACAAAGGTGATCCACAACCAACGCAAACTCGTGTTACTTTTATTAACATTCATTTCTGTTTTAACCATTCTCAACAATAATACGGTTTAAATAAAAAGTGCCCGAGGCTACATTAATAGCCTGAGCACTCAAGTTAATTTAATAACAAAGCTTATTACGCAAATTGGCGCACTTCGCCATTGCCATCTACATTGGTAATACATCGCCCACATAAGTCTACATGTGTATCATCTTTACCAACGTCGTCAGTATAATGCCAGCAGCGCTCACACTTAGTGCCTGTTGACGCAGAAACCGACAGCCATAAACCTTCAACCTCAGTTGCTGTTGCTTCGTTAGGTGCCGATGTAACTACATTCACAGTAGCACTCGAAGTAATTAATACAAAGCGTAGTTCCTGCGCTAACTGGCTTAATTTACCTGCTAATGCCTCATTAACATACAAGGTTACATTTGCTTCAAGAGCTTTACCTACAACCTTTTCTTTACGTGCTAACTCAAGTGCTTTATTTACTTCAGCACGTACTTGTAAAATGCTAAACCAAAAGTCGTTACTAAATGCATATTCTTTTGGTAAATGTACTAACCCATCAAACCATACATTTGTGAAAACAAACTCTTCACGCGAACCCTTAACTGGTTCAGGTAATGCTTGCCAAATTTCTTGTGCAGTAAAAGATAAAATTGGCGCCATCCAGCGAGTCATGGCTTCAGCAACTAAGTACATAGCAGTTTGACATGAGCGACGCGCTACACTGTCTTCTTTGGCAGTGTATTGACGGTCTTTAATAATATCTAGATAAAAGCCACCCAACTCAGTAGTACAAAAGTTCATTAACTTGTGCACAACGTTATGAAATTCATACTTTTCATACGCTTCTACTATTTCATCTTGCAACTGTGCCGCTTTTCCTAAAACCCAACGGTCTAACGCCACCATATCTTCTGCTGCTACAGAATGTTTTGCTGGCACAAAACCATTTAGATTAGCTAATAGGAAGCGTGATGTGTTTCGTATACGGCGGTAAGCGTCTGCTTGGCGACTAAATATTTCATCAGAAACAGTAATTTCTTGAGTGTAGTTAACCGAAGCAACCCACAAACGCAAAACATCGGCACCTAATTTGTTAGTGATTTCAGAGGGGGTTACAACATTGCCTAATGATTTAGACATCTTGTGGCCTTTAACATCAACAGTAAAGCCATGTGTTAACACTTGGCCATACGGTGCAGTACCGTTCATAGCTACTGAAGAGATCATCGACGACATAAACCAGCCACGGTGCTGATCTGAACCCTCTAAATATAAGTCAGCACGTGTACTAAAGTCTTCACGTGAATCAATCACTGTTGAATGAGTAACGCCAGAATCAAACCATACATCTAAAGTATCTGGCACTTTAATATATTCATTAGCGTCATCACCAATTAGCTCATTAGCTTCAAGATCAAACCAAGCTTGAATACCAGATTTTTCAACGCGCAATGCGACTTCTTCAATTAATTCGAAGCTACGCGGATGCAATGCGCCGGTATCTTTATGAATAAAGAGTGCAATTGGTACACCCCATGTACGTTGGCGTGAAATACACCAATCAGGGCGACCTTCAACCATTGACTCAATCCGGCTTTGCCCCCACTCTGGGATCCACTCTGTTTTTTTAATTTCGGCTAACGAAGCTTGGCGTAAACCTTCTTTATCCATGCTAATAAACCATTGCGGCGTAGCACGGAAAATAATAGGTGTTTTATGGCGCCAGCAATGTGGGTATGAATGCTCATAGGCATGATGATGCATTAACGCACCACGTATATTTAATTCATCAACAATCGTCGCATTCGCTTTAAAAACATGCTGACCAGCAAATAATGGAGTATCTTCTAAAAATACACCATTAGCACCTACAGGATTGGCAATCTCTAAACCGTATTGCTTACTTACTGCAAAATCGTCTACACCATGGCCACCTGCTGTATGAACACAGCCGGTACCCGAATCAGTCGTAACATGGTCGCCACAAATAATTGGCACAGTAAATTCGTAAAAAGGATGTTGTACTTCTTGGCGATCCAGATCTGCGCCCTTGCAGAAGCCAAGCGCATGATATTTATTAATGCCAAATCGATCCATACACGACTGCACTAGATCTGAGGCTAATATTAAACGAAACTTACCTTGCTCGTTTTCACATTGCACTAAGCTATATTCAATATCAGGGTGTACACAAATTGCACGGTTTGCAGGCAGTGTCCAAGGTGTTGTAGTCCAAATCACAGTAGATATTTCACCTTCCCCCTCATGTCCTTCAGGGTGAGAAAATATACCGCTAATTGTTGAATCAACCACTTTGAACGCAACATCAATTGCAGGAGATTGTTTGTCTTTATATTCAACTTCAGCTTCCGCTAATGCAGAACCACAATCTGTACACCAATGAACAGGTTTAAAACCTTGCTGTATATGGCCATTTTTTGCAATTTTCCCTAACGCACGAATAATATTAGCTTCTGTACCAAAATCCATCGTTAAGTAAGGCTTATCCCAGTCAGCAAATACACCTAAACGTTTGAAGTCTTCACGTTGACCATCAACTTGCTTTATCGCATAGTCACGACACTTTTGACGAAACTCTGCTGCAGAAACTTTATGTCCTGGTTTGCCTACTTTCTTTTCTACCATTAGCTCTATTGGTAAGCCGTGACAATCCCAACCAGGTACATAAGGAGAATCAAAGTCAGAAAGGGTTTTAGACTTAACAATAATATCTTTTAAAATTTTATTAACCGCGTGACCTAAGTGAATATTACCATTTGCATACGGAGGGCCGTCATGCAAAATAAACGACTTTTTACCCTTTTTAGCAGCGCGAATTTTACTGTAAAGATCTTTACTAGCCCAATCTTTAAGCATATGCGGTTCACGATTTGCCATATTACCTTTCATAGGGAATGCAGTATCTGGCAAATTCAGGGTATGTTTATAATCACTCATTTAAATTCATATCCGTTATTATTAATGTGGTTAATTTTTCAAGTTAATGTCCGAAATTACTTTACGGGCGTTATTACAGTCAATAGCTATTTGCGCTGTTAGCTCAGTTAGTGATGCAAATCTTATCTCTTCTCGAAGTTTATATAACAATTCAACTTCAATAATTTGCCCATATATTATCTGTTCAAAATCAAATATATGAACTTCTAGTTGTTGCCTAACACCCAATATCGTTGGACGTTGACCAATATTGGCAACTCCATCAAACGCACCATATTGGGTGTGAACTTTAACAACATAAACCCCAGACACTGGAGAAACTCTGCGTTTGAGTAAAATATTAGCTGTCGGAAAGCCTAGTTCTCGACCGCGTTTATCACCATGGAAAACACGTCCAATTATCGCATACGGGCGACCAAGCATTTTTTCAGCATCAGCTAAGTTGCCTTCCACTAATGCCTTTCTTATTTCAGTGCTACTAATGCGACAGTTTTCAAGTTTAAAACTTGCGGTATCTGACACAGTAAAGTTAAATCTTTTACCAGCAGCTAACAACATAGAAAAATCGCCTTTACGATTTTTCCCAAAATGAAAGTCGTCGCCAATAATTAAATGTTTAATATTTAATTTATTAACCAATAAGTGTTCAACAAATTCTGTCGCTGATAAATTTGAAAACTTACGGTTAAAATTAACACAAATTAAATAATCGACACCTAATCGCTTTAACAATACGTACTTATCTCTTAAACGCGTTAACCTCGCTGGTGCAGTATTAGGTGAAAACAACTCTTGAGGTTGTGGTTCAAATACCATTACCGCCGACGGTACACCTCTAGCTTTTGCCTTTGCCACTAGTGCGTTAATAACCCGACCATGGCCCAAATGAACACCATCAAAATTACCAATAGTTAACACACACCCCTGACGAGAAAACTGCGTTTTTAACTCGATATTGTGTATGCCACGAACTAACTGCATTTAGCTAAAAACCTTCCAAGCTCGGCCACGATCATTAAAGTCTCATGGTAGTATTTATAAAAAATCGACGAATTATAGCTTAGTCGCTAATAAGATTCAGCCCTTGAACGCAATTTGTTCAAATAAATTTTGCTCAGGAAGTTACCTTAAAATCTTTAAATCGAACGCCAAGTATCAGTATGCTAATAAAATACGTAACCACCCCTGCTACAATGCAATATATCAATTTAATAAGTTGTTCTAAAACAGTTAATTGCAACCAAACATTAAAAGACGGAGACAACCAGTAGACTATTGCTGCCATTAGCGCAGATGACATCATAATTTTAATGATAAATACTTTGGTTTGCTTAGACAGTTGATAAACGTTATTCGTTTTTAAGCCATGATATAATAAATAAGCATTCAACGTCGCTGACATTGACGTCGCTAGGGCCAAACCAACATAACCTAAAAATGGCGCAAGCATTAGGTTAAAAATCATATTAGCAGCCATTGCTTTAATCGCAATTTTTACTGGGGTTTTAGTGTCTTGTCTCGCGTAATAACCGGGCGCAAGAATTTTAATAAACATAAAACTCAACAAGCCTGATAAGTAAGCAAATAGCGCAAAAGAAACTTGAACCACTTCAAACTCAGTAAATTCACCTCGCATAAATAGCACCATGATAATAGGCTGTGCCAATATCATTAACCCAGCAAGCGCTGGCCAACCAAATACAGAAATAACCCGAATCCCCCAGTCTAATGTTTGCGTAAATTCATTAGTATTTTTAGTCGCATGAAGCCGCGCTAAGCTTGGTAGAATTACAGTAGCAATACCAATACCAAAAAGCCCTAATGGAAACTCTAATAAACGGTCTGCATAATAAAGCCAGCTGATTGACCCCGTAATTAAAAAGCTCGCAATTAACGTATCTAACAATAGGTTTATTTGGGTTACTGATACACCAAACAACGCGGGAATAATTAGCTTTCTAATCTTAATTACACCTGGCGCATGCCACGCCCACTTTGGTTTAACAAGTACGCCCGCTTGAATTAAAAACGGTATTTGAAATAAAAATTGTACAACACCGCCAAGGAATACCCCCCAAGCTAATGCAAATTGAGGCTCCGAAAACCAAGACTGCCCAACTATCGCCATACCAATAATACAAACATTTAGTAGAACAGGCGTAAACGCAGCAACAGCAAACTTACCTAGGGTATTTAGTACAGCCCCCGCTAAAGCGGTTAATGTGATAAACCACAGATATGGGAAAGTTATTTTTAACAGTACTGCAGCTAAAGTAAACTTATCTGCAGCTTCTCCATCGTTAAACCAGTCTAAAAACCAGCCAAAACCGAATAAAGCAACCAGTAAAGGAGAGCCAATAACCCCGATGAGAGTAACAACAGTTACTATAACGCCTAAGGTGCCAGAAACTTGCGCAATAAGCTCTCGAGTTTGCGTATGGTTTTCATCGCCTTGTTCAATATCTTTCTCATGGTATTGAGCCAGTACAGGTACAAATGCTTGCGCAAAGGCTCCTTCGCCAAACAACCGTCTTAAAAAATTAGGGATTTTATTAGCAAAAAAGAATACATCAGCCGCGGCACTCGCACCAATAAAGCTAGCGATAACAACATCTCTTAACAAACCTAAGATTCGGGAAATTAATGTCATCACACTTACAATAATGCCTGACTTAACTAACTTTCTACTCAACGGGTAGCCTCATTCATAAAGCTAAAAAAAAACTAGTAATAGAAACTAGTTGCGATAATAAGTAAAACTCACGATATACCAGTTTCATTGATTAGGTGTTCTAATTCATACACATAAAA is a genomic window containing:
- a CDS encoding pilus assembly PilX family protein, whose translation is MKKLYAIKSHNQLRIGQYQQGVVLIVSLVFLIALTAVAVALMQNTSSDVRMSGASEEKVIATQQAISANDEVIADQLSGAAGTNGFAFALVKFPITGLENNLTASLKPNTVALIDIANNDLKLEGDCPHSRSASSTSVFSCNVLRTQVIKTYGRENSSGVQTNRVIVHSGIAQELLK
- a CDS encoding PilW family protein; the encoded protein is MKKQLGYTIIEIFVALAIGLVLFAGVLSIFVGMKTTSVETSTYGELQENGRFALSILSQDLQKADFWGDYAGTLSRSGFPTVPGAPANECTGEGLNNATFPAALGHFRTVWGKTATVAANMGCINDAVVGSDILQIKRVMGNAINTVANPTTLNNYYMVTNTNGGQIFTGAAVPAVDNSRVWEYQHHVYYVKSDGANNVPVLMQGRLTNSMSFDPLIDGIEMVRFMYGVDTDDDGIVNAYIPAINMTENYWDRGDNSRIIAMKIYVLARSIKPDNKYSNKNSYQLGDLTYNVNDNFRRLLFSSTVSLFNARVTSW
- the pilV gene encoding type IV pilus modification protein PilV; this encodes MYNHKKSQQNGMTFIEVLIALVIMVTGILGAVAMQATAKKGSFDAMQRALASGLAQDILERMRSNDATTLASYAGTDYGAALNAVPASRCSSPATICTAAEMVTNDQYEWELALMGADVLQGTKKVGGLTGARGCITVASINQVTVTISWQGRTNITDSSTGTCGTSGKKRRQITIEAFIY
- the ispH gene encoding 4-hydroxy-3-methylbut-2-enyl diphosphate reductase; the encoded protein is MEIILANPRGFCAGVDRAISIVDRALDLFDAPIYVRHEVVHNKFVVNGLKKRGAVFVDELHEVPDDSTVIFSAHGVSKAVRNEAKNRGLKVFDATCPLVTKVHMEVSRASRKNVECVLIGHAGHPEVEGTMGQYESEQGGIYLVESAADVENLTVKNAEHLYFCSQTTLSVDDTSDVIDALIAKFPAIQGPRKDDICYATQNRQDAVRAIANEVDMLLVVGAKNSSNSNRLRELAEKIGTRSYLIDTAENIEAQWLDGVKKIGVTAGASAPDILVRQVIEALKIAGGQEVIEFPGREENTVFAVPIELR
- the fkpB gene encoding FKBP-type peptidyl-prolyl cis-trans isomerase is translated as MNKVIEKNSHIIVHITMKLADGSAADSTKVNNKPAKIIMGDNSISPAFEQELLGLSAGQSKEFTLEAVDAFGEPNPDNFHYVDSSKFSAEAPAKVGNIITFTQPGGIELPGMIKEVSGNSVTVDFNHPLAGQAVTFVIDVVEIL
- the lspA gene encoding signal peptidase II, producing MNVNKSNTSLRWLWITFVFLILDQVTKQWVANSFELYESVKVFPFFNITYVHNLGAAFSFLADQGGWQRWFFTAIAFVASIVFSVWLKRTPSSQPLLAIALACMLSGALGNLIDRVLFGYVIDFLDFYIGSSHWPAFNVADSMIFIGAALMIIDSFKQEKIKKQTSEAKEH
- the ileS gene encoding isoleucine--tRNA ligase codes for the protein MSDYKHTLNLPDTAFPMKGNMANREPHMLKDWASKDLYSKIRAAKKGKKSFILHDGPPYANGNIHLGHAVNKILKDIIVKSKTLSDFDSPYVPGWDCHGLPIELMVEKKVGKPGHKVSAAEFRQKCRDYAIKQVDGQREDFKRLGVFADWDKPYLTMDFGTEANIIRALGKIAKNGHIQQGFKPVHWCTDCGSALAEAEVEYKDKQSPAIDVAFKVVDSTISGIFSHPEGHEGEGEISTVIWTTTPWTLPANRAICVHPDIEYSLVQCENEQGKFRLILASDLVQSCMDRFGINKYHALGFCKGADLDRQEVQHPFYEFTVPIICGDHVTTDSGTGCVHTAGGHGVDDFAVSKQYGLEIANPVGANGVFLEDTPLFAGQHVFKANATIVDELNIRGALMHHHAYEHSYPHCWRHKTPIIFRATPQWFISMDKEGLRQASLAEIKKTEWIPEWGQSRIESMVEGRPDWCISRQRTWGVPIALFIHKDTGALHPRSFELIEEVALRVEKSGIQAWFDLEANELIGDDANEYIKVPDTLDVWFDSGVTHSTVIDSREDFSTRADLYLEGSDQHRGWFMSSMISSVAMNGTAPYGQVLTHGFTVDVKGHKMSKSLGNVVTPSEITNKLGADVLRLWVASVNYTQEITVSDEIFSRQADAYRRIRNTSRFLLANLNGFVPAKHSVAAEDMVALDRWVLGKAAQLQDEIVEAYEKYEFHNVVHKLMNFCTTELGGFYLDIIKDRQYTAKEDSVARRSCQTAMYLVAEAMTRWMAPILSFTAQEIWQALPEPVKGSREEFVFTNVWFDGLVHLPKEYAFSNDFWFSILQVRAEVNKALELARKEKVVGKALEANVTLYVNEALAGKLSQLAQELRFVLITSSATVNVVTSAPNEATATEVEGLWLSVSASTGTKCERCWHYTDDVGKDDTHVDLCGRCITNVDGNGEVRQFA
- the ribF gene encoding bifunctional riboflavin kinase/FAD synthetase — encoded protein: MQLVRGIHNIELKTQFSRQGCVLTIGNFDGVHLGHGRVINALVAKAKARGVPSAVMVFEPQPQELFSPNTAPARLTRLRDKYVLLKRLGVDYLICVNFNRKFSNLSATEFVEHLLVNKLNIKHLIIGDDFHFGKNRKGDFSMLLAAGKRFNFTVSDTASFKLENCRISSTEIRKALVEGNLADAEKMLGRPYAIIGRVFHGDKRGRELGFPTANILLKRRVSPVSGVYVVKVHTQYGAFDGVANIGQRPTILGVRQQLEVHIFDFEQIIYGQIIEVELLYKLREEIRFASLTELTAQIAIDCNNARKVISDINLKN
- the murJ gene encoding murein biosynthesis integral membrane protein MurJ, with amino-acid sequence MSRKLVKSGIIVSVMTLISRILGLLRDVVIASFIGASAAADVFFFANKIPNFLRRLFGEGAFAQAFVPVLAQYHEKDIEQGDENHTQTRELIAQVSGTLGVIVTVVTLIGVIGSPLLVALFGFGWFLDWFNDGEAADKFTLAAVLLKITFPYLWFITLTALAGAVLNTLGKFAVAAFTPVLLNVCIIGMAIVGQSWFSEPQFALAWGVFLGGVVQFLFQIPFLIQAGVLVKPKWAWHAPGVIKIRKLIIPALFGVSVTQINLLLDTLIASFLITGSISWLYYADRLLEFPLGLFGIGIATVILPSLARLHATKNTNEFTQTLDWGIRVISVFGWPALAGLMILAQPIIMVLFMRGEFTEFEVVQVSFALFAYLSGLLSFMFIKILAPGYYARQDTKTPVKIAIKAMAANMIFNLMLAPFLGYVGLALATSMSATLNAYLLYHGLKTNNVYQLSKQTKVFIIKIMMSSALMAAIVYWLSPSFNVWLQLTVLEQLIKLIYCIVAGVVTYFISILILGVRFKDFKVTS